Proteins from a genomic interval of Streptomyces fodineus:
- a CDS encoding sugar transferase, whose protein sequence is MTIEVTHEHLVVEDRRPGTRRRRWERRYRLVLLVADGLAAAAAALVIHGVYGRWAVALVLPPTWIIAMLVHRSYDRSAFGLGPEEYLRVLRGAVALPALAACVHWLVTRDSGLLHDMITAAVPAVAFALMVRYALRRRLYRRWARGRGRSATLLVGPARGIVELVAVLRRAAGGQQLQVAGVCLSNPENAGEIRKLGIPLLGGVGDMNDAIRAMGVSTVVTLPAPEFDAAVLRRMSWTAAVQGADFLLAPVLADVSASRLAVRPTNGVPLVRIQAPNLSRISRLPKELLDRALAAGLLAVLLLPMLAIALIVRWDSSGPALFRQRRVGRYGNHFTMLKFRTMRQDSEALRAELAHLNQNSDGLLFKVKEDPRITRVGSFLRRSSLDELPQLINVVRGDMSLVGPRPSLPEEVEEYPAEVKRRLLVKPGLTGLWQVSGRSDLPWAEAVRLDLGYVDNWSMGLDLSILARTGSAVMRGTGAY, encoded by the coding sequence ATGACCATTGAGGTCACGCATGAGCACCTGGTTGTGGAAGACAGGCGTCCGGGCACGCGCCGAAGACGCTGGGAACGGAGATACCGGTTAGTCCTGCTGGTCGCGGACGGTCTGGCAGCCGCCGCCGCGGCCTTGGTGATCCACGGGGTGTACGGCCGTTGGGCCGTGGCCCTGGTGCTGCCCCCGACGTGGATCATAGCGATGCTGGTCCACCGCTCCTACGATCGCAGCGCCTTCGGCCTGGGGCCCGAGGAATACCTGCGGGTACTGCGCGGAGCCGTCGCACTGCCGGCACTGGCCGCGTGCGTGCACTGGCTGGTCACGCGCGATTCGGGCCTCCTCCATGACATGATCACGGCCGCTGTGCCGGCCGTCGCCTTCGCCCTGATGGTCCGGTACGCGCTCCGCCGCCGGCTCTACCGGCGATGGGCGCGGGGCCGGGGCCGGAGCGCGACGCTCCTGGTCGGGCCGGCGCGCGGCATAGTGGAACTGGTCGCCGTACTGCGGCGCGCCGCCGGCGGACAGCAGCTGCAGGTCGCCGGTGTCTGTCTGAGCAATCCCGAAAACGCCGGTGAGATACGCAAGTTGGGGATCCCCCTCCTCGGCGGCGTCGGCGACATGAACGACGCCATCCGGGCCATGGGCGTCAGCACCGTGGTGACGCTCCCGGCGCCCGAGTTCGACGCGGCCGTCCTGCGCCGGATGTCCTGGACGGCGGCCGTGCAGGGCGCCGATTTCCTGCTGGCCCCCGTGCTGGCCGATGTGTCCGCCTCCCGGCTGGCCGTACGTCCCACCAACGGGGTGCCGCTGGTGCGGATACAGGCGCCGAACCTCTCCCGGATCTCCCGGCTGCCCAAGGAACTGCTGGACCGGGCCCTCGCGGCAGGCCTCCTGGCGGTCCTCCTGCTGCCCATGCTGGCGATCGCCCTGATCGTGCGCTGGGACAGCTCCGGGCCGGCGCTGTTCCGGCAGCGACGGGTGGGCCGCTACGGCAACCACTTCACCATGCTGAAGTTCCGCACGATGCGGCAGGACTCGGAGGCTCTCCGGGCGGAACTGGCCCACCTCAACCAGAACAGCGACGGCCTGCTGTTCAAGGTGAAGGAGGACCCACGGATCACCCGGGTCGGCTCGTTTCTGCGCCGCAGTTCGCTCGACGAACTGCCGCAGCTGATCAACGTGGTCCGGGGCGACATGTCGCTCGTCGGTCCCCGCCCGTCGCTGCCCGAAGAGGTGGAGGAGTACCCGGCGGAGGTCAAGCGCCGCTTGCTCGTGAAGCCCGGCCTCACCGGGCTGTGGCAGGTCAGCGGCCGCTCCGACCTGCCCTGGGCCGAGGCGGTCCGGCTCGATCTCGGATACGTGGACAACTGGTCGATGGGCCTCGACCTGTCGATCCTGGCGCGCACCGGATCCGCGGTGATGCGTGGAACGGGGGCCTACTGA
- a CDS encoding MFS transporter, translated as MYLTDRSAPPGADTEQGRRRGLGPKVAPVVLVLGTVSLITDVSSEMVTAVLPLYLVTRLGFSPLGFGTLDGVYNGVSALVQLTGGHLADRVRGHKLMAGLGYGLSALCKPLLLFAGTLGTLGAVLALERTGKGLRTAPRDAMISLSTPPGDQGRAFGVHRAMDTTGAMLGPLAAFLILRAAADGYDAVFGVSACVAALGVLVLVLFVPRRPAEADGAGMAVGAGVADGRRPVRIRDALTLLRLPRLRAIAGCAALLGLTTVSDAFVYLLLQRRAGIGEQWFTLLPLGTATVFLLLAVPVGALADRVGRRTVFLAGHASLLTGYALLLWAPATPILAPVVLALHGLFYAATDGVLPATLADIVPEELRASGLAIVGTSQALARFCCSLAFGAAWTAWGDGPALAGSAVGLLCCATVAGMVLRPAGGTR; from the coding sequence ATGTATCTCACCGACCGCTCCGCACCTCCCGGAGCGGACACCGAGCAGGGCCGAAGACGCGGCCTGGGGCCCAAGGTCGCCCCGGTCGTGCTCGTGCTCGGCACGGTCAGCCTGATCACCGACGTCTCCTCGGAGATGGTCACCGCGGTACTGCCGCTGTACCTGGTCACCCGACTCGGCTTCAGCCCGCTGGGATTCGGCACCCTCGACGGCGTCTACAACGGCGTCAGCGCACTGGTCCAGCTCACCGGCGGCCACCTCGCCGACCGGGTGCGGGGCCACAAGCTGATGGCCGGTCTCGGCTACGGCCTGTCGGCGCTCTGCAAACCGCTGCTCCTGTTCGCGGGCACCCTCGGCACGCTCGGCGCGGTCCTCGCCCTGGAACGTACGGGCAAGGGCCTGCGCACGGCCCCGCGCGACGCGATGATCTCCCTGTCCACGCCGCCCGGCGACCAGGGCCGGGCCTTCGGCGTACACCGGGCGATGGACACCACCGGAGCGATGCTCGGCCCGCTGGCGGCCTTCCTCATCCTGCGCGCCGCGGCCGACGGCTACGACGCCGTGTTCGGCGTGAGTGCATGTGTCGCCGCGCTCGGCGTGCTCGTGCTGGTCCTGTTCGTACCCCGCAGGCCCGCCGAGGCCGACGGGGCAGGCATGGCGGTCGGGGCAGGCGTGGCGGACGGCAGGCGGCCCGTCCGCATTCGCGACGCGCTGACGCTGCTGCGCCTGCCGCGGCTGCGGGCCATCGCCGGCTGTGCCGCGCTGCTCGGTCTGACCACCGTCAGCGACGCCTTCGTCTATCTGCTGCTGCAACGGCGCGCGGGCATCGGCGAGCAGTGGTTCACGCTGCTGCCGCTGGGCACCGCGACCGTGTTCCTGCTGCTGGCCGTACCCGTCGGAGCGCTGGCCGACCGGGTCGGACGGCGTACCGTTTTCCTCGCCGGGCACGCCAGTCTGCTCACCGGCTACGCCCTGCTGCTGTGGGCCCCGGCCACGCCGATCCTCGCCCCTGTCGTACTCGCCCTGCACGGCCTGTTCTACGCGGCCACGGACGGCGTGCTCCCGGCCACCCTCGCCGACATCGTGCCCGAGGAGCTGCGCGCCAGCGGCCTCGCCATCGTCGGCACCAGCCAGGCGCTGGCCCGGTTCTGCTGCTCGCTGGCCTTCGGCGCCGCCTGGACGGCGTGGGGAGACGGCCCGGCGCTGGCCGGATCGGCGGTCGGCCTGCTGTGCTGCGCGACCGTAGCGGGCATGGTGCTGCGACCGGCCGGCGGGACCCGATGA
- a CDS encoding L,D-transpeptidase family protein, with the protein MWRQVPAGAGQAVVVYGDYRDSPDSIAVLYQKRGAHWERTASWPAHNGRLGWTTDHRMDDEHSPVGVFTLTDAGGTLDDPGSRLRYWQDDSAFESMLNPGEAHARDFDYVIAIDYNRVKGVPPFDWSRPHGVDKGGGIWLHMDHGDGTSACVTLPESGMKTLLRILDPARHPVMVMGDREQLRA; encoded by the coding sequence ATGTGGAGACAGGTGCCGGCCGGCGCCGGACAGGCGGTGGTCGTCTACGGCGACTACCGGGATTCACCCGACAGCATCGCCGTTCTCTACCAGAAGCGGGGCGCGCACTGGGAACGCACGGCGAGCTGGCCCGCACACAACGGCAGGCTGGGCTGGACGACGGACCACCGCATGGACGACGAGCACAGTCCGGTCGGGGTGTTCACGCTCACGGACGCGGGCGGCACGCTGGACGATCCCGGGAGCCGCTTGAGGTACTGGCAGGACGACAGCGCCTTCGAGTCCATGTTGAACCCGGGCGAAGCCCACGCTCGTGACTTCGACTACGTCATCGCGATCGACTACAACCGGGTCAAGGGCGTTCCGCCCTTCGACTGGAGCCGCCCCCACGGGGTGGACAAGGGCGGCGGGATCTGGCTGCACATGGACCACGGTGACGGCACATCGGCCTGCGTCACGCTCCCGGAGTCCGGGATGAAGACCCTCCTGCGCATCCTGGACCCGGCGCGTCATCCCGTCATGGTGATGGGGGACCGGGAACAACTCCGGGCCTGA
- a CDS encoding glycosyltransferase translates to MTSIVIPAHNEARVIGRLLDSLLADASEDETDVVVVCNGCTDDTAGVAAARGPRVRVVEIPVPSKHAALRAGDDHARGFPRVYVDADVVITGADVRALTEPLGDDTSGVLATAPERTIPLAACAWRVRAYYRVWQRLPAVREGLFGRGVIAVSKAGHARIAALPPLMADDLAASLAFAPQERLVVGAARVVVHPPRTWRDLIKRRIRAAVSTAQVERHREPGRASARTSAADLKTMLRGEPKLSVSVMVFVAAAVVARRKAAKAIRAQDFGTWLRDESSRQN, encoded by the coding sequence GTGACGAGCATCGTGATACCTGCTCACAATGAGGCGCGTGTCATCGGCCGGCTCCTCGATTCGCTGCTGGCCGATGCCTCCGAGGACGAGACCGACGTCGTGGTCGTATGCAATGGCTGCACGGATGACACCGCCGGGGTCGCGGCCGCCCGCGGCCCGCGTGTCCGGGTCGTCGAGATCCCCGTCCCCTCCAAGCACGCCGCCCTGCGGGCCGGTGACGACCACGCGCGCGGCTTCCCCCGCGTCTACGTGGACGCCGACGTCGTCATCACGGGCGCTGACGTACGGGCGCTGACCGAGCCCCTGGGCGACGACACCTCTGGCGTCCTCGCCACCGCCCCCGAACGGACGATCCCGCTCGCCGCCTGCGCATGGCGGGTGCGTGCCTACTACCGGGTGTGGCAGCGGCTCCCCGCCGTGCGCGAGGGCCTGTTCGGCCGGGGCGTCATCGCGGTCTCCAAGGCCGGGCACGCCCGGATCGCGGCCCTGCCGCCGCTGATGGCGGACGACCTGGCCGCGTCCCTGGCGTTCGCCCCGCAGGAGCGGCTCGTGGTCGGTGCGGCCCGTGTCGTGGTCCATCCGCCGCGCACATGGCGGGACTTGATCAAACGGCGGATCAGGGCCGCGGTGTCCACCGCCCAGGTCGAACGGCATCGGGAACCGGGCCGGGCTTCGGCGCGCACCAGCGCGGCAGACCTCAAAACCATGCTGCGCGGTGAGCCGAAGCTGTCCGTGAGTGTCATGGTCTTCGTCGCGGCGGCGGTCGTCGCCCGGCGGAAGGCCGCAAAGGCCATCCGGGCACAGGACTTCGGCACCTGGCTCCGGGACGAGAGCAGCCGGCAGAACTGA
- a CDS encoding DUF885 domain-containing protein encodes MGHVSDKPSTPRRIADDYVAQVAALDPMTSTRLGLHPEDARQPDLSPEGFEALAELARRTLSALDAAERHAEKDGVVFEDAERNCARLLRERLTAALVLHEAGDHFRELRNVNSPLHKVRSIFTLMPTDTDENWAAVAGRLRNLPGALDGYRATLSEGIARGLLCAPRQARAVIGQLAAWTGADTGGASWFSTLVAAGPQRLGPELEAAADRATAAVAGFHDWLRGTYLPAANGTPDPVGRERYLRSARWANGTEPDPAEAYAWAWEEFHRTVAEMRAEAGRILPGAGVRETMDHLNRHGHTIVGEENIRAWLQQIIDEAIDALDGTHFDISGPLRRVETVIAPPGSSGAPYYNGPSLDFKRPGRTYLPTLGQQAFPTWEIVSTWYHEGVPGHHLQTARWTAAADRLSSYQITLGAVSANKEGWALYAERLMDELGFLTDPARRLGYLDKQMLRIIRVIIDIGMHLELAVPADSGFHPGERWTPELATAFMAAHHGSDTARRTSEIDRYLGWPGQAIGYKLGERAWLQGRAAARRRLGTGFDLRTWHMNALAQGSLGLADLADNLASL; translated from the coding sequence ATGGGGCACGTGTCCGACAAACCGAGCACTCCGCGCCGGATCGCCGACGACTACGTCGCGCAGGTCGCCGCCCTCGATCCCATGACCTCGACCCGGCTGGGCCTGCACCCCGAGGACGCCCGGCAGCCGGATCTGTCTCCGGAGGGCTTCGAGGCGCTCGCCGAGCTGGCCCGGCGGACGCTGTCCGCGCTCGACGCCGCCGAGCGGCACGCCGAGAAGGACGGGGTGGTGTTCGAGGACGCCGAGCGGAACTGCGCCCGGCTGCTGCGAGAGAGGCTGACCGCCGCACTCGTCCTGCACGAGGCAGGTGATCACTTCCGCGAGCTGCGGAACGTCAATTCGCCCCTGCACAAGGTGCGGAGCATCTTCACCCTGATGCCCACCGACACCGACGAGAACTGGGCGGCCGTCGCCGGGCGGCTGCGCAACCTGCCCGGTGCACTGGACGGTTATCGGGCGACCCTGAGCGAGGGCATCGCCCGCGGGCTGCTGTGCGCGCCCCGGCAGGCCCGGGCCGTCATCGGCCAACTCGCCGCCTGGACCGGCGCGGACACCGGCGGGGCGAGCTGGTTCTCGACGCTCGTGGCCGCCGGTCCGCAGCGGCTCGGGCCGGAACTGGAGGCCGCCGCCGACCGGGCGACGGCCGCGGTGGCCGGCTTCCACGACTGGCTGCGCGGCACCTATCTGCCCGCCGCGAACGGCACCCCGGACCCCGTCGGCCGCGAGCGCTACCTGCGCTCGGCCCGCTGGGCCAACGGAACGGAACCGGACCCGGCGGAGGCCTACGCCTGGGCCTGGGAGGAGTTCCACCGGACGGTCGCCGAGATGCGGGCCGAGGCCGGGCGGATCCTTCCGGGCGCCGGCGTCCGGGAGACCATGGACCACCTGAACCGGCACGGTCACACCATCGTGGGCGAGGAGAACATCCGCGCCTGGCTCCAGCAGATCATCGACGAGGCGATCGACGCGCTCGACGGCACCCATTTCGACATCTCCGGCCCCCTGCGCCGGGTCGAGACCGTCATCGCACCCCCGGGCAGCTCGGGCGCTCCCTACTACAACGGTCCCAGCCTGGACTTCAAGCGCCCCGGGCGTACGTACCTGCCCACGCTGGGTCAACAGGCCTTCCCCACCTGGGAGATCGTGAGCACCTGGTACCACGAGGGCGTCCCCGGCCACCATTTGCAGACCGCGCGCTGGACCGCCGCCGCGGACCGCCTCAGCAGCTACCAGATCACCCTCGGCGCGGTCAGCGCCAACAAGGAAGGCTGGGCCCTGTACGCCGAGCGTCTGATGGACGAGCTGGGCTTCCTCACCGACCCCGCCCGCCGCCTCGGCTATCTGGACAAGCAGATGCTCCGGATCATCCGCGTGATCATCGACATCGGCATGCACCTGGAACTCGCCGTTCCCGCCGACTCCGGCTTCCACCCCGGCGAACGCTGGACTCCGGAGCTCGCCACCGCGTTCATGGCCGCCCACCACGGCAGCGACACCGCCCGCCGTACCAGCGAGATCGACCGCTACCTCGGCTGGCCCGGCCAGGCGATCGGCTACAAGCTGGGAGAACGTGCCTGGCTGCAAGGCCGTGCGGCCGCCCGCCGCCGCCTCGGCACCGGTTTCGACCTGCGCACCTGGCACATGAACGCACTCGCCCAGGGCTCGCTCGGCCTCGCCGACCTGGCCGACAACCTCGCATCGCTGTGA
- the pstS gene encoding phosphate ABC transporter substrate-binding protein PstS, whose product MLQPRSGLCGLAVGAAVVSGTLLLAACGSNGSSRPAGSSSMAASPATAGAGGVNCGKAATVSASGSTAQEFAMKVWIKTFMRACPGTRIRYEGSGSGAGQTDFLDGRTAFAGSDSALSAAQINRSKGVCSNGGRAVHLPTVGGPIAIGFNLPGVGKLVLDAPTLARIFDSQITKWNDPAIAKLNSGTKLPSTPIQVTHRSDSSGTTDNFTSYLSATASSAWPHGHSKEWTARGGQSAKGSSGLVEQVKKTVGAIGYVELPYTIARNIPTVSIATGAPAPVGASVLTASKALAGSKIAGSGDDLVLELDYATKAPAAYPIGMVTYEIVCDKGNKPATWPATKAFLTYIAGAQGQEDLSFEGYATLPATIVDKVRSRINSLS is encoded by the coding sequence ATGCTTCAGCCCAGAAGTGGACTGTGCGGCCTGGCGGTCGGTGCGGCGGTTGTCTCAGGCACCCTGCTCCTGGCGGCCTGCGGCTCGAACGGCAGCTCCCGGCCCGCCGGCAGCTCGTCCATGGCCGCCTCGCCCGCCACCGCCGGCGCCGGCGGCGTCAACTGCGGCAAGGCGGCCACCGTGTCGGCTTCCGGCTCGACCGCGCAGGAGTTCGCGATGAAGGTCTGGATCAAGACCTTCATGCGGGCCTGCCCCGGAACCCGGATCCGCTACGAAGGCAGCGGCTCCGGTGCCGGCCAGACCGATTTCCTGGACGGCAGAACTGCCTTCGCGGGGTCGGACTCCGCGCTGAGCGCCGCCCAGATCAACCGGTCCAAGGGTGTCTGCTCCAACGGCGGCCGGGCCGTCCACCTGCCGACGGTCGGCGGCCCGATCGCCATCGGCTTCAACCTGCCAGGGGTCGGCAAACTGGTCCTGGACGCCCCCACACTGGCCAGGATCTTCGACTCACAGATCACCAAGTGGAACGATCCGGCGATCGCGAAGCTCAACTCCGGCACCAAGCTGCCGTCGACGCCGATCCAGGTGACGCACCGCTCCGATTCCTCCGGCACGACGGACAACTTCACGTCCTACCTGAGCGCCACCGCATCCAGCGCCTGGCCGCACGGCCACAGCAAGGAGTGGACGGCCAGGGGCGGCCAGTCCGCCAAGGGTTCCTCCGGCCTCGTCGAACAGGTGAAGAAGACGGTGGGTGCCATCGGCTACGTCGAGCTGCCGTACACAATCGCCCGCAACATTCCCACGGTATCGATCGCCACCGGCGCCCCCGCTCCGGTCGGCGCCAGTGTCCTTACGGCCTCCAAGGCGCTCGCCGGTTCCAAAATCGCCGGCAGCGGTGACGACCTCGTACTCGAACTCGACTACGCGACCAAGGCTCCGGCCGCCTATCCGATCGGCATGGTCACGTACGAAATCGTCTGCGACAAGGGCAACAAGCCGGCGACATGGCCCGCCACCAAGGCGTTCCTGACGTACATCGCCGGCGCCCAGGGCCAGGAGGACCTGAGCTTCGAGGGCTACGCGACGCTCCCGGCCACGATCGTGGACAAGGTCCGCAGCAGGATCAACAGCCTGTCCTAG
- a CDS encoding DedA family protein: MSWIRRLGAARLSLVLVLVLVLVLVLVCAGVGSLTGAQTGFWLGRRGVRSARLRRLEGRGQARMERAEALFTRYGPRRAVVLGRFVPVVRTLVHPAAGLLDMPTASFTLWQTVAGLGWSQSLVLAGYLLGESGRRATAYLAPAIAAVVAVGLLPPAVQWLRAHRAAVRCPQRTCLPGRRRTPCTRTGC; the protein is encoded by the coding sequence GTGTCCTGGATCCGCAGGCTGGGCGCGGCCCGGTTGTCGCTGGTGCTGGTGCTGGTGCTGGTGCTGGTGCTGGTGCTGGTGTGCGCGGGCGTGGGCTCGCTCACGGGCGCGCAGACCGGATTCTGGCTGGGGCGGCGCGGCGTTCGGTCGGCGCGGCTGCGCCGGCTGGAGGGCCGGGGGCAGGCCCGCATGGAGCGAGCCGAAGCGCTGTTCACGCGGTACGGACCCCGAAGAGCGGTGGTGCTGGGGAGGTTCGTGCCGGTGGTGCGCACCCTGGTCCATCCGGCAGCCGGCCTGCTGGACATGCCGACGGCCTCCTTCACTCTGTGGCAGACCGTGGCCGGACTCGGCTGGTCGCAGTCGCTGGTGCTGGCCGGGTATCTCCTCGGCGAGAGCGGGCGGCGGGCAACGGCGTACCTGGCCCCGGCCATCGCCGCGGTCGTCGCCGTAGGGCTGCTGCCCCCCGCCGTCCAATGGCTGCGCGCGCACCGGGCGGCCGTACGCTGCCCGCAGCGGACCTGCCTTCCCGGTCGTCGCCGGACTCCCTGCACTAGGACAGGCTGTTGA
- a CDS encoding BlaI/MecI/CopY family transcriptional regulator, whose translation MARGKDVRGEARRRARGELEGEVLAALWAAGRPVTAAVVQEKVTGAAYTTVLTILTRLCDKGLVTRRREGRSHVYAPVDDQAGLAAAGMHSLLDEGGDRAAVLARFVSELSAEDEKLLEQLLHGA comes from the coding sequence GTGGCGCGCGGTAAGGATGTCCGGGGGGAGGCCCGACGGCGTGCGCGAGGTGAGCTGGAAGGGGAGGTGCTGGCCGCCTTGTGGGCAGCCGGCCGCCCGGTGACGGCAGCGGTGGTCCAGGAGAAGGTGACCGGTGCCGCGTACACGACAGTCCTGACGATCCTGACGCGGCTGTGCGACAAGGGGCTGGTGACCCGGCGGCGGGAGGGGCGCAGCCATGTGTACGCGCCCGTGGACGACCAGGCCGGGCTTGCGGCAGCGGGGATGCACTCGCTGCTGGACGAGGGCGGAGACCGCGCGGCGGTACTGGCACGGTTCGTGTCGGAGTTGTCGGCGGAGGACGAGAAGCTTCTGGAACAGCTGCTGCACGGCGCCTGA
- a CDS encoding MGDG synthase family glycosyltransferase — translation MPDQLHPLPGSAPSPSTPPPPGCGPRRVVVISASVGAGHDGAAAGLADRLTAQGFQVDRHDFLDLLPAHAGRLLCGGYHRLLTWAPEGYQRLYKATEHSSRPGAVWRALFRSAEHRTLRTITPDTCAVVSTYPGASQVLGALRRRGLLTVPAFTYLTDFSVHALWVAPGIDAHLAVHQVPAAQAHAQGAAAVTVAGPVTGSRFTPASDGQRPAARARFGLPEHAPLALLVAGSWGVGPVRQAAVEIRETGVAVPVVVCGRNQALVARLKQDGIEHAFGWVDDMPGLMHACDVLVQNAGGLTSLEAFAAGLPVASYRCIPGHGRTNAQALEEAGLTAWIRTREDLGPALTELLHGPRGQAQRAAGIALHRSAPGPVPAIAARTGYGPAPAVVGHAGRRRLALTAAVAATTLSLGVAGPLAYAYTEAPARFTAVAHYLDGDRR, via the coding sequence GTGCCGGACCAGCTCCACCCGCTTCCGGGCTCGGCCCCTTCGCCGTCCACCCCACCGCCACCGGGCTGCGGCCCTCGGCGGGTCGTCGTCATCTCCGCGAGCGTCGGCGCGGGACACGACGGGGCGGCAGCCGGGCTGGCCGACCGCCTGACCGCACAGGGATTCCAGGTGGACCGGCACGACTTCCTCGACCTGCTGCCCGCGCACGCGGGCCGGTTGCTGTGCGGCGGCTACCACCGTCTGCTCACCTGGGCACCGGAGGGATACCAACGCCTGTACAAGGCCACGGAGCACTCTTCACGCCCCGGTGCGGTGTGGCGGGCGCTGTTCCGCAGTGCCGAGCACCGCACCCTGCGGACGATCACGCCGGACACCTGCGCGGTCGTCTCGACCTACCCGGGTGCCAGCCAGGTCCTCGGCGCGCTGCGGCGGCGCGGTCTGCTGACGGTGCCCGCCTTCACCTACCTGACCGACTTCTCTGTTCATGCCCTGTGGGTCGCCCCGGGCATCGACGCTCACCTGGCGGTGCACCAGGTTCCGGCGGCCCAGGCGCACGCGCAGGGCGCCGCCGCCGTCACGGTCGCCGGTCCCGTCACCGGCTCACGCTTCACCCCCGCCTCCGACGGCCAACGGCCCGCCGCGCGCGCCCGGTTCGGCCTGCCCGAGCACGCGCCGCTGGCCCTGCTCGTAGCGGGGTCATGGGGGGTCGGCCCGGTGCGGCAGGCCGCCGTCGAGATACGCGAGACGGGGGTCGCGGTCCCGGTGGTGGTGTGCGGCCGAAACCAGGCCCTCGTCGCGCGGCTGAAGCAGGATGGCATCGAGCACGCCTTCGGCTGGGTGGACGACATGCCGGGCCTCATGCACGCCTGCGACGTGCTGGTCCAGAACGCCGGCGGGCTGACCTCGCTGGAGGCGTTCGCCGCCGGGCTGCCGGTGGCCAGCTACCGCTGCATCCCCGGCCACGGCCGCACCAATGCCCAGGCGTTGGAGGAGGCAGGCCTGACGGCCTGGATCCGCACCCGCGAGGACCTGGGCCCCGCACTCACCGAGCTTCTGCACGGACCCCGAGGCCAGGCCCAACGCGCGGCGGGAATCGCCCTGCACCGGTCCGCCCCCGGGCCGGTGCCCGCCATCGCCGCAAGAACCGGATACGGGCCGGCACCCGCCGTCGTAGGCCACGCCGGCCGGCGACGGCTCGCCTTGACCGCAGCCGTCGCGGCGACCACCCTCTCGCTGGGCGTCGCCGGCCCGCTGGCCTACGCCTACACCGAAGCACCCGCCCGCTTCACCGCCGTTGCCCACTACCTGGACGGAGACAGGCGATGA
- a CDS encoding polysaccharide deacetylase family protein, protein MTPARPALLASATVLPALAALHAAPVISTFGPLRNTAMPRLAGQGRPDHIALTFDDGPDHLSTPHFLSFLETRGVRATFFLLGSMLVRSPGLAKEMAAAGHEIAVHGWHHRPLLVRGPRATYDDLARARDAVADVTGRAPALFRPPYGVMTTAAHLACRRLGLTPVLWTAWGEDWRKRATPRSVQDTVLRDLRGGGTVLLHDSDCTSATGSWRTTLRALPGILDACQARGWQVGPLREHGVPDRRPVAGPGGE, encoded by the coding sequence ATGACCCCGGCCCGCCCCGCCCTGCTCGCCTCTGCCACGGTCCTGCCCGCGCTCGCCGCGTTGCACGCCGCCCCCGTGATCTCCACCTTCGGGCCGCTGCGCAACACGGCCATGCCACGCCTGGCCGGTCAGGGCCGCCCGGATCACATCGCCCTCACCTTCGACGACGGCCCCGACCACCTGTCCACCCCGCACTTCCTCAGCTTCCTGGAGACGCGCGGGGTCCGGGCCACCTTCTTCCTGCTCGGTTCGATGCTGGTCCGCTCCCCCGGGCTGGCGAAGGAGATGGCCGCCGCCGGGCACGAGATCGCCGTCCACGGCTGGCATCACCGGCCCTTGCTGGTGCGCGGCCCCCGGGCCACGTACGACGACCTCGCCCGCGCCCGCGACGCCGTGGCCGACGTCACCGGCCGGGCACCGGCGCTCTTCCGGCCGCCGTACGGGGTGATGACGACCGCCGCCCATCTGGCCTGCCGCCGCCTCGGATTGACCCCGGTGCTGTGGACCGCCTGGGGCGAGGACTGGCGCAAGCGGGCCACGCCCCGATCCGTCCAGGACACCGTCCTGCGGGACCTGCGCGGCGGCGGCACCGTCCTGCTCCACGACTCCGACTGCACCTCCGCCACCGGCTCCTGGCGCACCACCCTGCGGGCACTGCCCGGCATCCTCGACGCCTGCCAGGCGCGTGGCTGGCAGGTCGGCCCCCTGCGCGAACACGGAGTCCCCGACCGCCGCCCGGTGGCCGGTCCGGGCGGTGAGTGA